A window of Aeromicrobium sp. Root236 contains these coding sequences:
- a CDS encoding sigma-70 family RNA polymerase sigma factor yields the protein MSDTSTTRVEASDARLIAAVRGGDTEAYGELFDRHRDAANRLASQLVPGPDADDLVAESFTRVLALLQDGKGPDEFFRAYLLTAIRRLHVDRGRRQKRVRTTDNDAELDRAVAFVDPAEMRFEQGAAAAAFASLPERWQLVLWHLDVEGQKPADIAPLLGMSPNSVSALAYRAREGLRQAYLQSHLAPSLHASCRTTTGMLGSYVRRGLSARDSARVEAHLDECSRCTGLYLELAEINSNLSGILGPAVLGAAAAGYVTAGAAATGVGAVVESALAPVKAAGNAVAGAGTQGMVAAAVVVAVAAAGTVAVTSSRGGSDDPPAASAPVASSSTPKPSPTPSPTRTKAAKTKPVAKPTPTAAPTTAPPSVAPAAVAPADPGTAADERAPEPKPSPTVEPIVPTDYAIASVRVSNTLLPLLQRQISVDISAANSGRAAVETVTITLAFRRSVHFGGVTSPGWSCGAAVPNQSLRTLTCTSRPAAGQGATFVARSRNLIHSGGTITVSAPGDPVPGNNTATFRPGLWPLS from the coding sequence GTGTCGGACACCAGCACCACACGCGTCGAGGCGAGCGACGCCCGGCTCATCGCTGCCGTGCGCGGCGGCGACACCGAGGCGTACGGCGAGCTGTTCGACCGCCACCGCGACGCCGCGAACCGCCTCGCCTCACAGCTGGTGCCCGGCCCCGACGCCGACGACCTGGTCGCCGAGTCGTTCACCCGCGTGCTGGCCCTGCTGCAGGACGGCAAGGGACCCGACGAGTTCTTCCGCGCCTACCTCCTGACCGCGATCCGCCGGCTGCACGTCGACCGCGGCCGTCGCCAGAAGCGCGTACGTACGACCGACAATGACGCCGAGCTGGACCGCGCCGTCGCGTTCGTCGACCCCGCCGAGATGCGCTTCGAGCAGGGCGCGGCCGCTGCTGCGTTCGCCTCGCTCCCCGAGCGGTGGCAGCTCGTGCTGTGGCACCTCGACGTCGAAGGCCAGAAGCCCGCCGACATCGCCCCGCTGCTCGGCATGAGCCCCAACAGCGTCTCCGCTCTCGCCTACCGCGCACGGGAGGGCCTGCGCCAGGCCTACCTGCAGAGCCACCTCGCTCCCAGCCTGCACGCGAGCTGCCGCACGACGACCGGGATGCTCGGCTCGTACGTCCGCAGGGGCCTCTCCGCACGCGACTCGGCCCGCGTCGAGGCGCACCTCGACGAGTGCAGCCGCTGCACCGGGCTCTACCTCGAGCTCGCGGAGATCAACTCCAACCTCTCCGGCATCCTCGGCCCGGCCGTCCTCGGCGCCGCCGCTGCCGGCTACGTCACGGCCGGCGCCGCGGCGACCGGTGTCGGCGCGGTCGTGGAGTCGGCGCTCGCCCCGGTCAAGGCCGCAGGCAACGCCGTCGCCGGTGCCGGCACCCAGGGCATGGTCGCCGCAGCCGTCGTGGTCGCCGTCGCCGCGGCCGGCACCGTCGCGGTGACGAGCTCGCGCGGTGGCTCCGACGACCCGCCTGCCGCGTCGGCCCCTGTGGCCAGCAGCTCGACGCCGAAGCCCTCCCCGACGCCCTCGCCGACCAGGACCAAGGCGGCGAAGACGAAGCCGGTCGCGAAGCCGACCCCGACGGCAGCGCCGACGACCGCACCTCCGAGCGTGGCTCCGGCCGCTGTCGCGCCGGCCGACCCCGGGACGGCGGCTGACGAACGCGCACCGGAGCCGAAGCCGAGCCCGACGGTCGAGCCGATCGTTCCGACGGACTACGCGATCGCGTCCGTACGCGTCTCCAACACGCTCCTGCCCTTGCTGCAGCGGCAGATCTCGGTCGACATCAGCGCCGCCAACAGCGGCCGCGCGGCCGTCGAGACCGTCACGATCACCCTCGCGTTCCGCCGCAGTGTCCACTTCGGCGGCGTCACCAGCCCGGGCTGGAGCTGCGGCGCGGCGGTGCCCAACCAGTCGCTGCGCACCCTGACCTGCACGTCGCGGCCGGCGGCCGGCCAGGGCGCGACGTTCGTCGCCCGGTCGCGCAACCTCATCCACTCCGGTGGCACGATCACCGTCTCGGCGCCCGGCGACCCGGTGCCCGGCAACAACACCGCGACGTTCCGCCCGGGACTCTGGCCGTTGAGCTGA
- a CDS encoding DoxX family protein: protein MTLLRTVARPMLASMFIYGGATALKAPGPRATKAQPTADLIKKFAPELPVDGANLVRVNAAAQLLGGLALATGRFPRLAALGLAATMPATTVVGHPYWNESDPGARANQRIHFLKNVSMAGGLLMATLDPDPHKKFIGRRAKDKVNQAAASVHDQLDHLRG from the coding sequence ATGACCCTCCTGCGCACCGTTGCCCGTCCGATGCTCGCCTCGATGTTCATCTACGGCGGAGCCACGGCGCTCAAGGCTCCGGGCCCGCGCGCCACCAAGGCGCAGCCGACGGCTGACCTCATCAAGAAGTTCGCGCCGGAGCTGCCGGTCGACGGAGCCAACCTCGTACGCGTCAACGCCGCCGCACAGCTGCTCGGCGGTCTCGCGCTCGCGACCGGTCGCTTCCCCCGGCTCGCCGCGCTCGGCCTGGCCGCCACGATGCCGGCCACGACGGTCGTCGGTCACCCCTATTGGAACGAGAGCGACCCCGGTGCGCGCGCCAACCAGCGCATCCACTTCCTCAAGAACGTCTCGATGGCCGGTGGGCTGCTGATGGCGACGCTCGACCCCGACCCGCACAAGAAGTTCATCGGCCGCCGCGCGAAGGACAAGGTCAACCAGGCCGCCGCCTCCGTGCACGACCAGCTCGACCACCTGCGCGGCTGA
- the aroA gene encoding 3-phosphoshikimate 1-carboxyvinyltransferase, protein MTAPLPWLAPYRDTPFDGEVLVPGSKSLTNRVLILAALADGPSVLTRPLGSRDTTLMLGALTTLGATIERDGITWTITPSAWDRTEPATVDCGLAGTVMRFVPLIAALGSAPVTFDGDEHARVRPMATTIATLRDLGVQVDDDGRGALPFTVHGTGGVAGGALEVDASSSSQFVSALLLAGARFDKGLDLRHTGATLPSMPHIDMTVAELRRRGVRVDTDEPNRWHVHPGPISALDVEIEPDLSNAGVFIGAALVTGGRVRIRNWPADTDQAGDAWRTIVPAFGGTVEQDGADLVFSAGPALNGVELDLHDVGELTPVIAAIAALAERPSTLVGVAHLRGHETDRLKALVTEINRLGGDAEELADGLLIRPRPLHGETFRTYDDHRMAHAGVVLGLRTPDLFVENVVTTVKTYPNFAPVWERLMT, encoded by the coding sequence ATGACTGCCCCGCTGCCCTGGCTCGCGCCCTACCGCGACACGCCCTTCGACGGCGAGGTGCTGGTCCCCGGCTCCAAGTCGCTGACCAACCGCGTGCTGATCCTTGCGGCGCTGGCTGACGGTCCGTCGGTGCTGACCCGGCCGCTCGGGTCGCGCGACACGACCCTGATGCTGGGCGCCCTCACGACCCTCGGCGCGACGATCGAGCGCGACGGCATCACCTGGACGATCACGCCGTCCGCGTGGGACCGCACCGAGCCGGCCACGGTCGACTGCGGGCTGGCCGGCACTGTGATGCGCTTCGTCCCGCTCATCGCCGCGCTCGGCTCCGCACCGGTGACGTTCGACGGTGACGAGCACGCCCGCGTACGCCCGATGGCGACGACGATCGCGACGCTGCGCGACCTCGGCGTCCAGGTCGACGACGACGGCCGCGGAGCCCTGCCGTTCACGGTCCACGGCACCGGAGGTGTCGCCGGTGGCGCGCTCGAGGTCGACGCGTCGTCGTCCAGCCAGTTCGTCTCGGCGCTGCTGCTGGCCGGCGCCCGCTTCGACAAGGGTCTCGACCTCCGGCACACCGGTGCGACCCTGCCGTCCATGCCGCACATCGACATGACGGTCGCCGAGCTGCGCCGCCGGGGCGTACGCGTCGACACCGACGAGCCCAACCGGTGGCACGTGCACCCGGGGCCGATCAGCGCGCTCGACGTCGAGATCGAGCCCGACCTGTCCAACGCCGGCGTCTTCATCGGTGCCGCGCTCGTGACCGGTGGCCGGGTCCGCATCCGCAACTGGCCCGCCGACACCGACCAGGCCGGCGACGCGTGGCGCACGATCGTCCCGGCCTTCGGCGGCACAGTCGAGCAGGACGGCGCCGACCTGGTCTTCTCCGCCGGGCCCGCCCTCAACGGGGTCGAGCTCGACCTGCACGACGTCGGCGAGCTGACCCCGGTCATCGCGGCCATCGCAGCCCTGGCCGAGCGTCCGTCGACCCTCGTCGGCGTGGCCCACCTGCGGGGGCACGAGACCGACCGGCTCAAGGCGCTCGTGACCGAGATCAACCGCCTCGGCGGCGATGCCGAGGAGCTCGCCGACGGGCTGCTGATCCGGCCCCGCCCGCTGCACGGCGAGACGTTCCGGACGTACGACGACCACCGCATGGCGCACGCGGGCGTCGTGCTCGGCCTGCGCACGCCGGACCTGTTCGTCGAGAACGTCGTGACGACGGTCAAGACCTACCCCAACTTCGCCCCGGTCTGGGAACGCCTGATGACATGA
- the rsgA gene encoding ribosome small subunit-dependent GTPase A, with the protein MREQDEHAQFERPRRHTKPRTKIRPNYDDADTARVVTIDRGRYTVTLDDDGRTVTAMKSRNLGRKGVVVGDEVRVVGDVSGADGSLARIVEVTPRRTVLRRTADDDDPIERIIVANADQLVIVAALADPPPRAGLIDRCLVAAFDAGMEPLVCLTKSDLGSPDEIVAMFEPLGVRVVVTRRDGDLDGIRDALRDRVSVLVGHSGVGKSTLVNALVPDANRSVSYVNAVTGRGRHTSTSAISLELPFGGWIIDTPGIRSFGLAHVEVDDLIKAFPDLQDVTRDCPRGCLHSATEPECALDLAVADGTLAPERVESFRRILASMNQKDDY; encoded by the coding sequence ATGAGGGAGCAGGACGAGCACGCGCAGTTCGAGCGGCCGCGCCGGCACACCAAGCCGCGCACCAAGATCCGCCCCAACTACGACGACGCCGACACCGCGCGGGTCGTGACGATCGACCGCGGCCGCTACACCGTCACCCTCGACGATGACGGCAGGACCGTGACCGCGATGAAGTCGCGCAACCTCGGCCGCAAGGGTGTCGTGGTGGGCGACGAGGTCCGGGTCGTCGGTGACGTCAGTGGCGCCGACGGCTCGCTCGCCCGCATCGTCGAGGTCACCCCGCGCCGCACCGTCCTGCGGCGCACCGCCGACGACGACGACCCGATCGAGCGCATCATCGTCGCCAACGCCGACCAGCTCGTGATCGTCGCCGCCCTCGCCGATCCGCCGCCGCGAGCGGGCCTGATCGACCGCTGCCTCGTCGCGGCGTTCGACGCCGGCATGGAGCCGTTGGTCTGCCTGACCAAGTCCGACCTCGGCTCCCCCGACGAGATCGTGGCGATGTTCGAGCCCCTGGGCGTACGCGTGGTCGTCACCCGCCGCGACGGCGACCTCGACGGCATCCGTGATGCGCTGCGCGACCGGGTCAGCGTGCTCGTCGGGCACAGCGGCGTGGGCAAGTCGACTTTGGTGAACGCCCTGGTGCCGGACGCCAACCGCTCGGTGAGCTACGTCAACGCCGTGACCGGCCGCGGCCGTCACACCTCGACGTCCGCGATCAGCCTCGAGCTGCCGTTCGGCGGCTGGATCATCGACACCCCCGGCATCCGGTCGTTCGGACTCGCGCACGTCGAAGTCGACGACCTGATCAAGGCGTTCCCCGACCTCCAGGACGTCACCCGTGACTGTCCCCGTGGCTGCCTGCACTCGGCGACCGAGCCCGAGTGCGCCCTCGATCTCGCGGTCGCCGACGGGACCCTGGCACCCGAACGCGTCGAGTCGTTCCGCCGCATCCTCGCGAGCATGAACCAGAAGGACGACTACTAG
- a CDS encoding inositol monophosphatase family protein, translating to MAHSYNDDLRLAHVLADNADNLSMDRFGAIDLQVDTKPDMTYVTESDEAVEAAIRRTLKSARTRDIVLGEENGEVEGTSGPGGRRWIIDPIDGTSNFVRGVPVWATLIALEEDGEIVAGCVSAPALGRRWWASKGTGAYTGKSLMASREIRVSQVSDLDSASVSYASLGGWDAIGKGDAFAALLRRCWRTRAYGDFWSYMLLAEGAVDIAAEPELKVWDMAALDIVVREAGGTFTSLAGQPGPWGDNALATNGRLHDSAMAYLGHFPDQGPPDQSWTDEPEPEPEPDNVRSFDFTREHVEDAP from the coding sequence ATGGCTCACTCGTACAACGACGATCTGCGCCTCGCTCACGTGCTCGCCGACAACGCCGACAACCTCTCGATGGACCGCTTCGGCGCGATCGATCTGCAGGTCGACACCAAGCCGGACATGACCTACGTGACCGAGTCCGACGAGGCTGTCGAAGCCGCGATCCGGCGCACCCTCAAGTCGGCGCGCACGCGCGACATCGTGCTCGGCGAGGAGAACGGCGAGGTCGAGGGCACGTCCGGACCCGGCGGCCGCCGCTGGATCATCGACCCGATCGACGGCACCTCCAACTTCGTCCGTGGCGTGCCGGTCTGGGCGACGCTGATCGCGCTCGAGGAGGACGGCGAGATCGTCGCCGGCTGCGTCTCGGCACCCGCTCTGGGCCGTCGCTGGTGGGCCAGCAAGGGCACCGGCGCCTACACCGGCAAGTCGCTCATGGCATCACGCGAGATCCGGGTCTCGCAGGTCTCCGACCTCGACAGCGCCTCGGTCTCCTACGCCTCGTTGGGCGGCTGGGACGCGATCGGCAAGGGCGACGCGTTCGCCGCCCTGCTCCGGCGCTGCTGGCGCACCCGCGCCTACGGCGACTTCTGGTCCTACATGCTCCTCGCCGAAGGAGCCGTCGACATCGCCGCCGAGCCCGAGCTCAAGGTGTGGGACATGGCCGCGCTCGACATCGTCGTCCGCGAGGCCGGCGGGACGTTCACGAGCCTCGCGGGGCAGCCCGGACCGTGGGGCGACAACGCGCTCGCGACCAACGGCAGGCTCCACGACTCCGCGATGGCCTACCTCGGGCACTTCCCCGACCAAGGGCCGCCCGACCAGTCGTGGACCGACGAGCCCGAGCCCGAGCCGGAGCCCGACAACGTACGCAGCTTCGACTTCACCCGCGAGCACGTCGAGGACGCGCCCTGA
- a CDS encoding CBS domain-containing protein, with the protein MRVSDVLASKGSDAVYTITPDSTVQQLLDQLAELNVGALIVSDDGKAMLGIVSERDIVRKLRTVENPRNMPVSEIMTTDVQLCGPDDSFGDLMSVMTEHRVRHIPVIADDVIVGVVSIGDAVKYRMEQLEFERDQLNNYVAGG; encoded by the coding sequence ATGCGCGTGAGCGATGTCCTGGCTTCCAAGGGAAGCGATGCTGTCTACACCATCACCCCCGACTCCACGGTCCAGCAGCTGCTGGACCAGCTCGCCGAGCTCAACGTCGGCGCGCTGATCGTGAGTGACGACGGCAAGGCCATGCTCGGGATCGTGTCCGAGCGTGACATCGTGCGCAAGCTCCGTACGGTCGAGAACCCGCGCAACATGCCGGTCTCGGAGATCATGACGACCGACGTCCAGCTGTGTGGGCCCGACGACTCGTTCGGCGACCTCATGTCGGTCATGACCGAGCACCGCGTCCGGCACATCCCGGTGATCGCCGACGACGTCATCGTCGGCGTCGTCAGCATCGGCGACGCGGTCAAGTACCGCATGGAGCAGCTCGAGTTCGAGCGCGACCAGCTCAACAACTACGTCGCCGGCGGCTGA
- a CDS encoding PadR family transcriptional regulator: MRSNDFSEQRRPADRRRGRNHPERDFGRDFGPGFGREFGFGPGFGGPGRPRGRRRGGRGGDVRAAALLLLSEQPQHGYQLIQEIGERSNGSWTPSPGSIYPVLQQLEDEGLITFERVEGRKTATLTDEGTAYVEENREQLGTPWEDAKGDPAHDLRDFAHGLKGFINAWKQVAQAGTPEQREKAQAVVDDARKAMYRILADDES; this comes from the coding sequence ATGCGAAGCAATGACTTCTCAGAACAGCGCCGCCCGGCAGATCGCCGCCGCGGCAGGAACCACCCCGAGCGCGACTTCGGTCGTGACTTCGGACCCGGCTTCGGCCGCGAGTTCGGCTTCGGCCCCGGCTTCGGCGGTCCCGGCCGCCCCCGTGGTCGCCGACGTGGCGGACGAGGCGGCGACGTCCGCGCCGCCGCGCTCCTGCTACTCAGCGAGCAGCCGCAGCACGGCTACCAGCTGATCCAGGAGATCGGCGAACGGTCGAACGGCAGCTGGACCCCCAGCCCCGGCTCGATCTATCCCGTGCTCCAGCAGCTCGAGGACGAAGGACTCATCACGTTCGAGCGCGTCGAGGGTCGCAAGACCGCGACGCTGACCGACGAGGGCACCGCGTACGTCGAGGAGAACCGTGAGCAGCTCGGCACGCCGTGGGAGGACGCCAAGGGCGACCCCGCCCACGACCTGCGCGACTTCGCGCACGGCCTCAAGGGATTCATCAACGCCTGGAAGCAGGTCGCGCAGGCCGGCACACCCGAGCAGCGCGAGAAGGCCCAGGCCGTGGTCGACGACGCCCGGAAGGCCATGTACCGCATACTTGCGGACGATGAGTCATAA
- the arfB gene encoding alternative ribosome rescue aminoacyl-tRNA hydrolase ArfB has translation MSHNGRLSLPESEMTWRFSRSSGAGGQHVNTTDTRVELIWSLTDTTALSPAQKELAAQRLSNRLVGGTITVVSSQYRSQHRNREAARVRLEDLVSQAIVPPKPRRATRPSRASKERRLDAKKRRSSIKQGRSGSWE, from the coding sequence ATGAGTCATAACGGACGCCTGTCCCTGCCCGAGAGCGAGATGACCTGGCGGTTCTCTCGGTCGTCGGGCGCCGGCGGCCAGCACGTCAACACGACCGACACCCGCGTCGAGCTGATCTGGTCGCTCACCGACACCACCGCGCTCTCCCCCGCCCAGAAGGAGCTCGCCGCCCAGCGGCTGAGCAACCGGCTGGTCGGCGGGACGATCACGGTGGTGTCGTCGCAGTACCGCTCGCAGCACCGCAACCGCGAGGCCGCCCGCGTACGCCTGGAGGACCTCGTCTCCCAGGCGATCGTGCCGCCCAAGCCGCGCCGGGCCACGCGTCCGAGCCGCGCCTCCAAGGAGCGCCGGCTCGACGCCAAGAAGCGCCGGAGCTCGATCAAGCAGGGCCGTTCGGGATCGTGGGAATAG
- the ykgO gene encoding type B 50S ribosomal protein L36 yields MKVRNSLRSLKDQPGSQVVRRRGRTFVINKNNPRLKARQG; encoded by the coding sequence ATGAAGGTCCGCAACTCGCTCAGGTCCCTCAAGGACCAGCCCGGCTCGCAGGTCGTACGCCGCCGCGGCCGCACGTTCGTCATCAACAAGAACAACCCCCGCCTCAAGGCCCGCCAGGGCTAG